In the Theobroma cacao cultivar B97-61/B2 chromosome 1, Criollo_cocoa_genome_V2, whole genome shotgun sequence genome, one interval contains:
- the LOC18613921 gene encoding uncharacterized membrane protein At1g16860 isoform X2 — protein MHFGVSTSSTPRCLPPFEETKGKKRVMNDLSNAAVREQQSSYSCKPIPSLALYILVTLFFIGLSVSIFILVVVHNAAFLLSFLFLSALVASFLAWNAVNWRHHNKAAFGFFLNSFPDSDLRLARQGQLVKITGVASCGSHSLETSYERVARCIYASTLLYEYGQFGLKPVNVNRSCFQWNLAYCERFSTDFYITDQKSGVRAVVKAGSGCEVMPLIIESELVNTTKQCRTLSPHLSNWLRDKNLSAEARLLRLEEGFE, from the exons ATGCATTTTGGAGTTTCAACGAGCTCAACCCCACGGTGTCTTCCTCCTTTTGAGGAAacaaagggaaagaaaagagTGATGAACGACCTCTCCAATGCAGCTGTAAGAGAGCAGCAAAGTAGCTACAGTTGCAAACCCATACCAAGCTTAGCTCTTTACATTCTCGTAACTCTTTTCTTCATTGGTCTGTCTGTCTCCATCTTCATTCTTGTCGTGGTCCACAACGCtgcttttcttctctctttcctctttctctctgcTTTGGTTGCTTCTTTCTTGGCTTGGAATGCTGTTAACTGGAGACATCATAACAAAGCTGCTTTTGGTTTCTTCCTTAACTCTTTCCCTGATTCTGATCTTCGACTTGCACGTCAAGGACAGCTTGTTAAGATCACTGGG GTAGCATCATGTGGAAGTCACTCTCTGGAAACTTCATATGAAAGGGTTGCCAGATGTATCTATGCATCTACTCTTTTGTATGAATATGGACAGTTTGGTCTGAAGCCGGTTAACGTTAATAGATCTTGCTTTCAGTGGAACCTAGCATACTGTGAG AGGTTTTCTACAGACTTCTATATAACCGATCAGAAGTCTGGAGTCAGAGCTGTTGTAAAAGCTGGTTCTGGTTGTGAAGTTATGCCCTTGATCATTGAGAGCGAACTTGTCAATACTACAAAACAATGCAGAACTCTATCTCCTCACCTGAGCAATTGGTTAAGAGACAAAAACCTTTCTGCAGAAGCCCGTCTACTACGTCTGGAAGAAGG Atttgaatga
- the LOC18613921 gene encoding uncharacterized membrane protein At1g16860 isoform X1 yields MHFGVSTSSTPRCLPPFEETKGKKRVMNDLSNAAVREQQSSYSCKPIPSLALYILVTLFFIGLSVSIFILVVVHNAAFLLSFLFLSALVASFLAWNAVNWRHHNKAAFGFFLNSFPDSDLRLARQGQLVKITGVASCGSHSLETSYERVARCIYASTLLYEYGQFGLKPVNVNRSCFQWNLAYCERFSTDFYITDQKSGVRAVVKAGSGCEVMPLIIESELVNTTKQCRTLSPHLSNWLRDKNLSAEARLLRLEEGYVQEGSTVSIIGMLHKSNDILMIVQPPEIISTGCLWRRLLLPVDVDGLILGIPDTKPTLDLNSIQHPEQ; encoded by the exons ATGCATTTTGGAGTTTCAACGAGCTCAACCCCACGGTGTCTTCCTCCTTTTGAGGAAacaaagggaaagaaaagagTGATGAACGACCTCTCCAATGCAGCTGTAAGAGAGCAGCAAAGTAGCTACAGTTGCAAACCCATACCAAGCTTAGCTCTTTACATTCTCGTAACTCTTTTCTTCATTGGTCTGTCTGTCTCCATCTTCATTCTTGTCGTGGTCCACAACGCtgcttttcttctctctttcctctttctctctgcTTTGGTTGCTTCTTTCTTGGCTTGGAATGCTGTTAACTGGAGACATCATAACAAAGCTGCTTTTGGTTTCTTCCTTAACTCTTTCCCTGATTCTGATCTTCGACTTGCACGTCAAGGACAGCTTGTTAAGATCACTGGG GTAGCATCATGTGGAAGTCACTCTCTGGAAACTTCATATGAAAGGGTTGCCAGATGTATCTATGCATCTACTCTTTTGTATGAATATGGACAGTTTGGTCTGAAGCCGGTTAACGTTAATAGATCTTGCTTTCAGTGGAACCTAGCATACTGTGAG AGGTTTTCTACAGACTTCTATATAACCGATCAGAAGTCTGGAGTCAGAGCTGTTGTAAAAGCTGGTTCTGGTTGTGAAGTTATGCCCTTGATCATTGAGAGCGAACTTGTCAATACTACAAAACAATGCAGAACTCTATCTCCTCACCTGAGCAATTGGTTAAGAGACAAAAACCTTTCTGCAGAAGCCCGTCTACTACGTCTGGAAGAAGG GTATGTACAGGAAGGCAGCACTGTCTCCATAATAGGAATGTTGCACAAAAGTAATGATATTCTAATGATTGTTCAGCCACCAGAGATCATCTCTACAGGGTGCTTGTGGCGAAGGTTGCTTCTTCCGGTTGATGTTGATGGGCTGATCCTGGGGATACCAGATACTAAACCTACACTTGACCTGAATTCCATTCAACACCCAGAACAGTAG
- the LOC18613922 gene encoding cytochrome b5: protein MGSGQKVFAYEEVAKNKERTGCWLLISGKVYDVTPFLEEHPGGDEVLLAASGKDATEDFEDVGHSDDAKQMMEKYYIGEIDSATVPAPKKDKAQTSAVTHKPDDPGCLIRILQLLVPLLILGLAFGLQFLGKKEKAED, encoded by the exons ATGGGTTCAGGGCAAAAGGTTTTTGCTTATGAAGAAGTggcaaagaacaaagaaaggaCAGGCTGTTGGCTTTTGATCTCTGGAAAG gTGTATGATGTTACCCCATTCCTGGAGGAGCATCCTGGAGGAGATGAAGTCTTGCTAGCTGCTAGCG GAAAAGATGCGACGGAGGATTTTGAGGATGTAGGTCACAGTGATGATGCAAAACAGATGATGGAAAAATACTACATTGGTGAGATTGACAGTGCCACAGTCCCCGCACCTAAGAAGGACAAAGCACAGACATCAGCAGTAACTCATAAACCCGATGATCCTGGCTGTCTGATTAGGATTTTGCAGTTGCTGGTACCCCTCTTGATCTTGGGTTTAGCATTTGGTTTGCAATTCTTgggcaaaaaagaaaaagcggAAGATTAG
- the LOC18613923 gene encoding cytochrome P450 78A9 — protein sequence MRSDIESVWVFALASKCRAFSQENIAWSILIIALAWLAMTLVYWAHPGGPAWGKYRFKKCSSLWVVANKQIPGPRGLPLIGSMNLMASSLAHHRIAAAAETCKAKRLMAFSLGDTRVIVTCNPDVAREILSSSVFADRPVKESAYSLMFNRAIGFAPYGVYWRTLRRIAATHLFCPKQIKGAEDQRRVIASEMVALLGHHSQSFRVRQVLKRASLNNMMCSIFGRKYTLDSNNEVEELRALVDEGYDLLGTLNWSDHLPWLADFDPQKIRVRCSKLVPKVNRFVSRIISEHRAQPNGKTGDFVDVLLSLQGADKLSDSDMIAVLWEMIFRGTDTVAVLIEWILARIVLHPDVQSRVHDELDNVVGTSRAVDESDVMNMIYLPAVIKEVLRLHPPGPLLSWARLAITDTTIDGYHVPEGTTAMVNMWAITRDPKEWADPLEFVPDRFVTKEGEVEFSVLGSDLRLAPFGSGRRTCPGKNLGLTTVSFWVATLLHEFEWLPSDQTTVDLSEVLRLSCEMANPLSVKVRPRRRISLSQ from the exons ATGAGAAGTGACATAGAGAGTGTCTGGGTCTTTGCCCTTGCATCCAAATGCCGAGCTTTTTCTCAGGAAAACATTGCATGGTCAATTTTGATCATTGCTCTCGCCTGGCTAGCTATGACCCTAGTCTACTGGGCTCACCCTGGTGGTCCAGCTTGGGGCAAATATAGGTTCAAAAAGTGCTCATCTCTTTGGGTTGTTGCTAATAAGCAAATCCCAGGGCCTAGAGGGTTGCCTCTGATTGGCAGCATGAACCTCATGGCCAGCTCCCTGGCTCACCACCGGATTGCTGCCGCCGCTGAGACATGCAAAGCCAAGAGGCTCATGGCCTTTAGCCTTGGTGATACTCGTGTTATTGTCACGTGCAATCCCGATGTAGCGAGGGAGATTCTTAGCAGCTCTGTGTTTGCTGATCGTCCAGTGAAAGAGTCGGCTTACAGCTTGATGTTCAACAGAGCAATTGGGTTCGCTCCTTATGGAGTTTACTGGCGAACCTTGAGGAGAATCGCGGCTACGCACCTTTTCTGTCCTAAGCAAATCAAAGGTGCAGAGGATCAGCGACGCGTGATTGCCTCTGAAATGGTGGCCTTATTGGGTCACCATAGCCAAAGCTTCCGCGTACGTCAAGTGCTCAAACGAGCTTCTCTAAACAACATGATGTGTTCGATATTCGGACGAAAATATACGTTAGATTCCAATAATGAAGTCGAAGAACTTCGGGCTCTAGTCGATGAAGGATACGATTTATTGGGCACATTAAATTGGTCAGACCATCTTCCTTGGCTAGCAGATTTTGACCCTCAAAAGATCCGAGTTAGATGCTCAAAACTGGTACCTAAAGTGAACCGCTTTGTCAGCCGAATTATATCCGAACACAGGGCTCAACCAAACGGGAAAACTGGAGATTTCGTTGACGTTTTGCTCTCTCTCCAAGGTGCCGATAAATTATCGGACTCAGATATGATCGCCGTTCTTTGG GAAATGATATTCAGGGGAACTGATACGGTGGCGGTCCTCATCGAGTGGATACTAGCAAGGATTGTGCTTCATCCTGACGTTCAGTCAAGGGTCCATGATGAGCTTGACAACGTTGTGGGCACATCAAGAGCCGTGGACGAGTCTGATGTGATGAACATGATCTATCTCCCCGCTGTGATCAAGGAGGTTCTGAGGCTACATCCACCGGGCCCACTGCTCTCCTGGGCCCGCCTAGCTATCACTGATACAACTATCGATGGGTATCACGTGCCGGAGGGGACCACGGCAATGGTGAATATGTGGGCCATCACAAGGGACCCCAAAGAGTGGGCGGACCCACTTGAATTTGTGCCCGATAGATTTGTGACTAAAGAGGGTGAGGTGGAGTTTTCCGTGCTTGGATCGGACCTTAGGCTGGCTCCATTCGGTTCGGGCAGGCGCACATGCCCCGGTAAGAACTTGGGGTTGACCACCGTCAGCTTTTGGGTGGCAACCCTTTTGCACGAGTTTGAATGGCTCCCGTCCGATCAGACCACTGTTGACTTGTCCGAGGTTCTGAGGCTATCTTGCGAGATGGCTAATCCGTTGAGTGTTAAAGTTCGCCCCAGGCGTAGGATAAGCCTATCTCAGTAA
- the LOC18613925 gene encoding myelin transcription factor 1: protein MKIFNWVQRRFHHNVLKDGLARNVKKTDSIAIDTNTKALLEQVALVDVLDGWRDGILTIGTFGFDPLKSFSEQKEYLASESEEEEEEEEEEERYSDNNDEEDDDDDHDDDDNNNDEEVNPLIFSTFEHSFEDVESDVDHPKYGKPDVTMTFDRVAGSTDHEIKFDLDATEGHSGKLRRRTTLADLFSEDSDMKKKPNPLALDSNSCKKASVRTKNGLSFAKKLIPQVGEDSRPIKKLHQMMRRMLKRKIHPELEGKGSKLEGQSKASVIDVLGSKKHEAGESVSLLQTPDAATA from the exons ATGAAG ATCTTCAACTGGGTGCAGAGGAGGTTCCATCATAACGTCCTCAaag ATGGGCTGGCTCGAAATGTTAAGAAGACTGATTCCATTGCAATTGACACAAATACCAAAGCTTTACTCGAACAGGTAGCACTGGTTGACGTGCTTGACGGTTGGCGAGATGGCATTCTAACAATTGGCACTTTCGGTTTTGATCCTTTGAAATCCTTTAGTGAACAAAAAGAGTACTTAGCTTCGGAAAgcgaggaagaagaagaagaagaggaagaggaagaacGATACTCCGATAACaatgatgaagaagatgatgacGACGACCACGACGACGACGACAATAACAATGATGAAGAAGTGAACCCCCTGATATTCAGCACTTTCGAGCACAGTTTCGAAGACGTTGAATCAGATGTAGATCACCCGAAATATGGAAAACCTGACGTCACAATGACCTTTGATAGGGTTGCGGGGTCTACTGATCATGAAATCAAGTTTGACTTGGATGCCACTGAGGGCCATTCGGGAAAGCTGAGAAGAAGAACTACGCTGGCAGACCTCTTCTCCGAAGACTCTGACATGAAAAAGAAGCCAAACCCTCTTGCACTGGACTCAAATTCTTGCAAAAAGGCATCTGTTCGTACAAAAAACGGGCTTTCATTTGCCAAGAAACTCATTCCTCAAGTTGGAGAGGATTCACGTCCCATCAAAAAGCTACACCAA ATGATGAGGAGGATGTTGAAGAGGAAGATCCATCCAGAGCTTGAAGGCAAGGGTAGTAAATTGGAGGGGCAGAGCAAGGCTAGTGTAATCGATGTTCTTGGTAGCAAGAAACATGAAGCCGGTGAATCAGTTTCTCTGCTTCAAACTCCAG ATGCTGCTACAGCTTGA